In Desulfuromonas sp. KJ2020, a single window of DNA contains:
- the clpP gene encoding ATP-dependent Clp endopeptidase proteolytic subunit ClpP, translating to MSLIPMVVEQTGRGERAYDIYSRLLKDRIIFLGGQIEDHMANLIIAQLLFLESEDPEKEIFLYINSPGGVVTAGMAIYDTMQYVKAPVSTICVGQAASMGAVLLAAGEKGKRYALPHARIMIHQPLGGFQGQATDIHIHAQEILRMKDTLNELLARHAGQKIERVTADTERDFFMGSEAAKEYGIIDDIVKRKT from the coding sequence ATGAGCCTTATCCCCATGGTAGTTGAGCAGACGGGTCGGGGCGAACGCGCCTACGATATCTATTCCCGTCTGCTGAAGGATCGTATTATTTTTCTGGGTGGTCAGATTGAAGACCACATGGCTAATCTGATCATCGCCCAACTGCTCTTCCTTGAATCCGAGGACCCGGAGAAAGAGATTTTTCTTTATATCAACTCCCCGGGTGGGGTGGTGACGGCCGGCATGGCCATCTATGATACCATGCAGTATGTCAAGGCGCCTGTTTCCACCATCTGTGTCGGTCAGGCTGCCAGTATGGGTGCGGTGCTTCTTGCCGCCGGGGAAAAGGGTAAGCGTTATGCTCTACCCCATGCCCGTATCATGATTCATCAGCCTTTGGGCGGATTCCAGGGGCAAGCTACGGACATCCACATTCACGCCCAGGAAATTCTGCGCATGAAAGATACTCTCAATGAACTGCTGGCCCGGCACGCGGGACAGAAAATCGAGCGGGTAACCGCCGACACGGAGAGGGATTTCTTCATGGGTAGCGAAGCCGCTAAAGAGTATGGTATTATCGACGACATCGTTAAACGCAAAACCTGA
- the tig gene encoding trigger factor yields the protein MNAKIEDISSVKKKISFEVPAEKVNEEIEKAYKKIAKSAKIKGFRAGKVPQAILEKTYAPQMEEQVLNRLINDSYFKALVEHRIPAISDPEIVDSSAIEKGQPFTYEAHVEVKPEVEVKDYTGLTLQKERLEAGDEVIEERLEEMRAGRAEKEVTSRKKARTGDFVTIDFEGFLNGVPFAGGKGEDYELELGSGTFIPGFEEQVEGMKRDEEKEISVTFPEEYGNKELAGQPVVFKVSVKEIKEKVLPALDDEFAKGFGLESLDELKSKLKEAHVSQETNRIDGDLRERLMTALIERNSVEVPEAMVQSQLQYMLKNITNRLQSQGMSLEMMGMNESSFNAMYRETAVKQVQGSLILEGVARQEDLKVEEGEIDGKLEQIAAMSNAPLEAVKKYYAADEARQGLMAQIAEEKAVEFLLEKSTVNEVDKAELAGQDQEAGKE from the coding sequence ATGAATGCGAAAATAGAAGATATCAGCAGCGTCAAGAAAAAGATCTCTTTTGAGGTTCCTGCGGAAAAAGTTAACGAGGAAATCGAGAAGGCTTATAAGAAAATCGCCAAATCCGCCAAGATTAAAGGTTTTCGGGCCGGCAAGGTGCCCCAAGCTATTCTTGAAAAGACCTACGCTCCCCAGATGGAGGAGCAGGTTCTCAATCGCCTTATCAATGACTCCTATTTCAAGGCGCTGGTTGAGCATCGTATTCCTGCCATCTCCGATCCTGAAATCGTGGACAGCAGCGCCATTGAAAAGGGGCAGCCTTTTACCTATGAAGCCCACGTAGAGGTGAAACCGGAGGTGGAAGTCAAAGATTACACCGGCCTCACCCTGCAGAAAGAGCGCCTGGAGGCTGGTGATGAGGTCATTGAAGAACGTCTTGAGGAGATGCGCGCCGGCCGGGCCGAAAAAGAGGTGACCAGCCGTAAAAAAGCCCGCACGGGCGATTTTGTGACCATTGACTTTGAAGGCTTTCTTAACGGTGTTCCCTTTGCCGGTGGAAAAGGGGAGGATTACGAGCTGGAGCTGGGGTCGGGAACTTTTATCCCCGGATTTGAAGAGCAGGTCGAGGGGATGAAGCGCGACGAGGAAAAAGAGATTTCCGTCACTTTCCCCGAGGAGTACGGCAATAAGGAACTCGCTGGTCAGCCTGTTGTGTTCAAGGTATCCGTCAAGGAGATCAAAGAAAAAGTGTTGCCCGCGCTGGACGATGAATTCGCCAAAGGCTTTGGGCTGGAGTCGCTGGACGAGCTCAAGTCCAAGCTGAAAGAGGCCCACGTTTCGCAGGAGACCAACCGCATTGATGGTGATCTTCGCGAGCGCTTGATGACGGCCTTGATAGAGCGTAACTCCGTTGAAGTCCCCGAGGCCATGGTGCAGTCCCAGCTTCAGTACATGCTGAAAAATATCACCAACCGCCTTCAGTCCCAGGGCATGAGCCTCGAAATGATGGGAATGAACGAGTCCTCTTTCAATGCCATGTACCGTGAGACTGCCGTCAAGCAGGTGCAAGGCAGCCTGATCCTCGAAGGCGTCGCTCGCCAGGAGGACTTGAAGGTTGAAGAGGGTGAGATTGATGGTAAGCTCGAACAAATTGCCGCCATGTCCAACGCCCCTCTTGAGGCCGTCAAAAAATATTATGCCGCCGACGAGGCTCGTCAGGGATTGATGGCCCAGATCGCCGAAGAGAAGGCCGTCGAGTTCCTGCTTGAGAAGTCGACAGTTAACGAAGTGGACAAAGCCGAACTGGCTGGTCAGGATCAGGAAGCTGGCAAGGAGTAA
- the hypA gene encoding hydrogenase maturation nickel metallochaperone HypA: MHELGITQSIVDIAQAHALEQGAQKVLQVRVAIGALSGVMPDAVEFCFEACSKNTLLEHSRLIIDHIPGQGRCLQCRADIPLDILTVSCPHCGSLTLETLTGNELNIQEMEIE, from the coding sequence ATGCATGAGCTTGGGATCACCCAAAGCATCGTCGACATTGCCCAAGCCCATGCCCTCGAGCAGGGGGCGCAAAAGGTGCTGCAGGTCAGGGTAGCCATCGGCGCTCTTTCGGGGGTCATGCCCGACGCGGTGGAATTCTGCTTTGAGGCCTGCAGTAAAAACACCCTCCTCGAACATTCGCGACTGATCATTGACCATATCCCGGGCCAAGGGCGCTGTCTGCAATGCCGGGCGGATATTCCCCTGGACATTCTGACCGTCAGCTGTCCACACTGCGGCAGTCTCACCCTCGAAACCCTGACCGGCAACGAGTTGAACATTCAGGAAATGGAGATCGAATAA
- the hypB gene encoding hydrogenase nickel incorporation protein HypB translates to MCIDCGCGSSPHSHSHEHQHETDSRTIRIGEDLLAKNNRLADSNRQRLAQQGVFTLNLVSSPGSGKTTLLERTLQQLKSELRFAVLEGDQQTSNDADRIAATGVPVHQINTGTGCHLDAHMVGHGLDHFHLNQLDILMIENVGNLVCPAPFDLGEDHKVVVLSVTEGEDKPLKYPHMFRAATLMLINKTDLLPYLPFDLQRCLSYARQINPDMRIIELSCLTGEGLDEWFAWLTQQANQKRLKAT, encoded by the coding sequence ATGTGCATCGATTGTGGGTGCGGGTCTTCACCGCACAGCCATAGCCATGAACATCAGCATGAGACGGATTCTCGCACCATCCGCATCGGAGAGGATCTTCTAGCCAAAAACAACCGCCTGGCCGATAGCAACCGTCAGAGATTGGCGCAACAGGGTGTTTTCACCCTGAATCTGGTCAGCTCACCCGGTTCGGGAAAAACGACCCTGTTGGAGCGCACCCTGCAGCAACTTAAAAGCGAGCTGCGTTTCGCAGTACTGGAGGGAGACCAGCAGACCTCCAACGACGCCGATCGCATTGCCGCCACGGGAGTCCCTGTGCACCAGATCAATACCGGCACCGGCTGCCACCTTGACGCCCATATGGTCGGCCACGGACTGGACCACTTCCATCTTAACCAGTTAGACATCCTGATGATCGAGAACGTGGGCAATCTGGTCTGCCCGGCCCCCTTCGATCTTGGGGAAGATCACAAGGTCGTCGTGCTATCGGTGACCGAGGGTGAAGACAAGCCTCTCAAATATCCTCACATGTTCCGGGCCGCCACCCTGATGCTCATCAACAAAACAGATCTTCTCCCCTATCTCCCTTTCGATCTGCAGCGCTGCCTGAGCTATGCCCGCCAGATCAATCCCGACATGCGCATCATCGAGCTTTCCTGCCTGACGGGTGAAGGCCTGGATGAGTGGTTCGCCTGGCTGACCCAGCAGGCCAACCAGAAAAGACTGAAAGCGACCTAA
- a CDS encoding HypC/HybG/HupF family hydrogenase formation chaperone, which translates to MCLGVPMQIIAIDGDVARCEVDGVQRDASLMMIEDVAIGDFVLIHAGFAIARLDPVQAEETLAAFRAVLDQGEGPP; encoded by the coding sequence ATGTGCCTTGGCGTGCCCATGCAGATCATCGCTATTGACGGAGATGTCGCCCGTTGCGAAGTTGATGGGGTACAGCGCGACGCCAGCCTGATGATGATCGAAGATGTCGCCATCGGTGATTTCGTCCTCATCCACGCCGGCTTTGCCATCGCCCGCCTCGACCCCGTCCAGGCCGAAGAAACCCTGGCGGCCTTTCGGGCCGTGCTCGACCAGGGAGAGGGCCCGCCCTGA
- the hypD gene encoding hydrogenase formation protein HypD, whose translation MPDGDYQNPEIARGYADRLQKRLATYPTSITLMEVCGTHTMSIYQHGIRDLLPPALRLVSGPGCPVCVTPVSTLDHAIALAQQKDILIATFGDMVRVPGSASSLLREQALGAHIQIVYSPLDALTLARRNPQKHIVFLGIGFETTAPTVAATLIKAQDERMDNFSVLCAHKTMPAAMAALTAEANLTVDGYLCPAHVSTIIGAEAYRFLAEERRIPCVITGFEPLDILQGIDMALTQILEDRPQVDIQYQRFVTPAGNRQAQALLARVFEPCDAEWRGLGTIASSGLRLREEFASFDAGKIWPVAIPPLQESLDCRCGDILKGLIQPGDCPLFARTCTPENPVGACMVSSEGTCAAAYRFGI comes from the coding sequence ATGCCCGACGGCGACTACCAGAATCCCGAAATCGCCCGCGGCTATGCGGACCGGCTGCAAAAACGCCTGGCCACCTACCCGACCTCCATCACCCTGATGGAGGTCTGCGGTACGCACACCATGTCCATCTATCAGCACGGCATCCGCGACCTTCTCCCCCCCGCCCTGCGCCTCGTCTCCGGCCCCGGCTGCCCCGTTTGCGTCACCCCCGTATCGACCCTCGATCACGCTATTGCCCTGGCGCAGCAAAAGGATATCCTCATTGCCACCTTCGGCGACATGGTCCGGGTGCCCGGCTCCGCCAGCAGTCTTCTGCGCGAGCAGGCCCTTGGCGCCCACATCCAGATTGTCTATTCGCCTCTTGACGCTCTGACCTTGGCACGCCGAAATCCACAGAAGCACATTGTCTTTCTCGGGATCGGCTTCGAGACCACCGCACCAACCGTCGCCGCCACGCTGATCAAGGCGCAAGACGAAAGGATGGACAATTTTTCCGTCCTCTGCGCCCACAAGACCATGCCTGCCGCCATGGCGGCCTTGACGGCCGAGGCTAATCTCACCGTCGATGGCTATTTGTGCCCCGCCCATGTCAGCACCATCATCGGCGCCGAAGCCTACCGGTTCCTTGCCGAGGAGCGCCGCATCCCCTGTGTCATTACCGGATTCGAACCCCTCGACATCCTCCAGGGCATCGATATGGCGCTGACGCAAATCTTGGAAGACCGACCGCAAGTCGACATTCAGTACCAGCGCTTCGTCACACCGGCAGGCAATCGCCAGGCGCAAGCCTTGCTGGCCAGAGTCTTTGAGCCCTGCGATGCCGAATGGCGGGGTCTGGGGACCATCGCCAGCAGCGGGTTGCGTCTGAGAGAAGAGTTTGCTTCCTTTGACGCGGGAAAAATCTGGCCCGTGGCCATCCCCCCGTTGCAGGAAAGCCTCGATTGCCGCTGTGGCGACATCCTGAAGGGGCTCATACAGCCGGGCGACTGCCCCCTGTTCGCCCGCACCTGCACCCCGGAAAATCCGGTCGGCGCCTGCATGGTCTCCAGTGAAGGAACCTGCGCCGCCGCCTACCGGTTCGGGATCTGA